TGATCTCAAATCTATCAAGTGCTTGGAAGGGTTATTTTTGGGACCACAACTTCAGAATTCCCAAATCATGGCCAGTAGCTTAGTGGCTGGAGAACTGTGGGGGTTGTGATCCCAAAAAGTGGTtatcttccaagctctgttcaacAGCCTTAAAACCTAAGCTTTCCTCTGGCTTGTTCTtctggatagatggatggatgtggCACACAGAAAATTACTGTAACAATCTCCTCTGAGAATGTGCTTTCCTAATTGCAATGGATTTCCAAGCAAGCATACTGCAGCCTTAGAGCTCTAAATATCTGCAACTGAACCAACACTGTAGAGTGACAAATTGCACAGGGGAAATATATAATAGTTATCTATAAAGAGACACTTGTACTGCCCTCTTATCTGGGAAAGTACTGTACATGATCCAACTATAAAAACATTTCATAGCTCTTGAATACCAAGCTCTTCTTAAAAGCATCACTCTGAAAGTGCATTCAGTATCAGGTAAAAATACTGTTGCTGCCATAGATAGCTTTCTTATAAGGCTAGTCAGAGGCGTCACTTGGGGAATGTggagggtgcggaccacaccggACTGGGTAGAGAGCCAGGGAGGGGGGCAAGGCAATTCTTTCCCCCCTACTCACACTGGGCCTAGTTCAATGCAGGGTGACAGACAAACCACAGGGTATACAGTTTCCTCTCTTCTACTACCTTCTCAAGGAGAACTCCTAGTGATTCTCAAACAGCTCTCAGAGCATAAATAACAGCCTAAACCATGCTTTTGAGGATATGAAAGAACAGAATACCACATTTCCCCCATCCAAACCCAGGCTCAAACTACAGTTTCAGAACTTGGTTAGACAATCACttgcaaaccatggtttgtcaGAATGTGCTGATGTTGACATTTCCATAAACTGTCCCACAGTCTAAATAAAGGCAGATGAATTTAGAAAGGTGTTCTAGTAACCTTACAACAGCAGCCAAAAATGAGGGATTCATATGTTATGCTTATATCTTTCTGAATGACTTCAGGAAAGGTAATGTATGCTCACAGCAACATACACAACAGGGCTGCACAGAAAAGAAAGCTGGAATTAGgtgatttttccccccaatgtGCACATATGGTGGAAAATTGATATGTACTATCATGACATGCATGAAGCAGACCACAGAGCTATAACATTCAAACACATCCCTGtaatatatatactgtagtaAGTCCAAAGTGATTCCATATGGTGGGGAATATTTGGCCCCACAGATGTTTTAGACTCTAGCTCCGAGAagaccagccagcatggccagtgggcaAGAAATATGGGAGCTATTGGTGAAACCATTGTAAGGGCTAAAGGCTCCTCACCCTTATGATAACAAGATGGGGTCTTTATGTTTGCTTTTCAAAAGTCCTGCAGACCTCATTATACTCAACAGGCCTGAAAAGTAACTAAAACCATATTTctactgtttaaaaaaatactctgaCACTTCACTGTAATGTTAACTTGGTAATGCTATTCCATCTTAGTCGTCCTGGTTgttattaaaaacacattactaattttaaattattgaaaCACTTCATCTTGGCACCTGATGGGTCTTAAAACTACTTTCCCACAAATACTTCAAACAACTACCATTAGCATTTCTGATCTATTGTGTTTTTACCTTCACTATTGCATGCCAGAGACTGGCGAGTGCAAATGCTCGTATAGCTAGTAACCACTGGGCTATCTGAGGGTTTTTGATTGTATACTGTATGCCTGAAAGCATTTCCTTATATCCAGACGCATCTACTGAAGACATGAAGTGTAAATAGTCAAGGAAAATGTATGGTTTCTGGTTGTTCACAAGTCCCATGCGGTATTCACTGAGCGCAGCAGCAAGAACAGAGTTCAACTCTGAAGAGGGGACTTCCTTGGAGTTTGAACCCTCAAGAAACGCAAGGCGAACTTCATCCTCAATAACTCCCATTTCCAGTTCCAACAATTGTTGCTTTTGGTTGAACTGGAGCTCAGACAGCCAGAAATgtgcaaaatgaacaaaattgtgTCCAGAGCAACTCCATTCCCCCATCTCACTAATAAGAGTATGGGCTGTCTCCAGCCAGCCCATGACTGCAGTGCTATCAAAATGATTGAAGAGCTTCTCAAATAGATCTTTTTCTGGGGAAAAGGGGAGACTAAGTGATTCCTTGGAGGACGCAGCTCCGCTGGCCCTGTCACTGAAACAGGGTGGCACTTTTTTGCCAATATGAGGCAGTGGGACAGCTTTAAACAGAGAACAGTTCCTCATCTTGAGAGAGAAGAACTCCTTTTGCAAATGATTATTAGCTACATGAGAGCTGTTCACTAATGAGCAGATATTCGGAAGACGAAAGACCTCATTCTGCTGATTTAGGGCACTTTTGCGCAGCTGCTGATGTCCTAAATCATCTTCTTGTTCCATATTAAAAGAGATATGCACCATCCGCCTGTCCTCCAAGCTCTGCATTGTATTGAGCCACAGTATATGGTGGAATGCCTTTTAGCTGCAGCATGAATTATGAGTTAATGAATCTCAATATGAACCTGAAACAGAGCATAAACACAGGACATTAACATATGAATACATTCATTTTTACTAAATCAGAGTCAATAATTTTAATCCATTAGTTTCATATGCAAACAGTGATATGATACAACCCCTACAACAGTTTGGGTTTTAAAATAAGGTGTTGCTGATTATATTTTCCTATTAGCGTGAGTAACGGCACTTGCAACTTGTGAATGCTATGTTACATGTCAGTTGATGttactatgttgttgttttttacatttttaattaaaattcaccagaaagaaataattttgaattGACAAAATATCTGAGCTACAATTACAGTTGGACCTCCGTATTCgctgggggatctgttccagacccacgCAGCCCCACCCCGCAGATACAAAAATCAgtgcatgttcaagtcccattgaaagtaatggtggcggcacacaggcaccgccattaaCTAAAACAGGGTTAAATCTGTGAATGGCAAGTCTGCCTATTTGGAAGCTGTGTTGTATCCACTTTACGCTACCCATTCTCCACCACAATAACCCTATCAAGTACCCAACTGCCACTAAAGTAAAGAAGACATGTCAAAAAGTACATGATTCTGCTATGTTAGCGCACCTGTTCTGGCATACATTTACCTTCTTTCCTTTTAGAAGTGGATCACTGCAACTGACTTTTGCCCTTTTGCTATGTGATGCAAAGCAACTGCTGTCCTTCTCCGGCAAACCTGACACCAGAATACTTACTACATCACAATCGCTTACTTTAACCAATGGGATCCTAGCAGGTGATTTATGATGTCATTGTCTGGAATCAAATGGAATATAGaaacactttcatttttaaaagggggatttCTTATGGATTATTGctgttactgttattattgttCTAGCTGTTATTTCTATTATGGCTTTTTCTCAGTTTTGAGActgaaagcagcttacaacacattaaaaaaacataccaagttaaagAAGTTAagacaaaatgaaataataaaaactgGGTTAAAAGATATGTCATTACACACATCAACAGATCAATGAGCAAGATCCAGCACAGTGTTTAGGTGGGATGGGACTCCTATAGAAATGCCTGCCGAAACAAAAAGGTCTCCtcttgtctgtgaaaagaaaacaGGGAGAGTGCCAGTCTAGCTTCTCTGGGAAGGTAGTTCTAGAGCCAGCAGACTGGTTTGTAAAGGAGCAAAGCTTGGGATCCACTGGGTTAGATCCTATTCTTACTGAAGAAAAATCATTGCTAGTATCAGGGAGGTAACCTGATTCCTTTAAGGTATGCAGTCAGATGCTAAAGCTAAGTGTTGTTCCACCAGTGCATCTGAATCTATACAAACAGCCCCAAGACTAACATCCATATAACAAAATGAAAGCGATTCAAAAGCTACAGATTTCCTAAGCCTGGAGGAAAAATCGTGTTCAACTTAACTTACTTAAATATTTACAGTGCCTTGCAGATGTATTTACATCCCATGGAGTGTTCTACATTTtgttgtacagtcagctctcacatttgcggctttgacttttgcagctctGATTATTCTCCGTTTCGGTTAATGTGttatctctagatcctccagcgtgactctgtcagacactgaccatagacatgtgctggagaacctagaggttcatAAACAAAACACTTATCTAgacatttgtaagtcctccagcacacgGTTCTATGGTGAATCTCTGGCAGGTTGATGGTGTcacactggatcatttctgcagtgtgttttagaccttagaCTTCCTTAAATGACTACTCAAGTTTTCATTATGTTGTTTCTTCAACTATGCTCTCCAATGAACTCTGGGCCCTTCCAGAAGGCAGCGCATCATGCGGGAGTGAAACTGCACACAAGGTGACTCCAGGAGACAGTGGGTTGCACCAGGGATTATTTGGTCATTGGACTATTATCATTATCTGGTTGCACCAGGCTTGCGAATGCATATGCCTccccacactacaaatcccaggagtctatagGATGGCAGACTAGCCGTTAACAGTGGGGTCAAaccagactatttctgcagtgaggatgcggCCTTAgatttgtagttctacaaggtcttttgccttcttgaccaaagagtgctggtgacccacaaaactacagatcccaggtttctacaggatggagccatggcagtcaaagcagtgtgcctcaccaaactacaattcccaggattccagagcacgAATCCtcggcagttaaaagcagtgtcaaactggcttctacagtgcagacacagcttgggactcaaagtggtttagATCCCtaacacactggagaaaaaatccagtttgagaccactttaactgtcctggttcagtgctagggaatcctgggaagtgtagcttatagtggccccagaactctctgacagagcaggctcattctctcacaaaactacagctcccagaattcaaaagcattgagccaggggcagttaaagtggtgtcaaactggattatttctgcagtgtgttttggtccataCTTTACCTCACAAAAAGCAGAAATATATAATACtagaaaaatataatatatatagagatttgtaaatgtaaacaatataaatatatgtttaatatatttacatattgttatatatttctgctttatatataatatatattttatatacatataatatatatattatatgtacatatacaattatatatatgtatgtatatatatacacacacacatatatactatatatatatatatatatatatataatacatatacatattatatatattcattcCACTTTTTGTGAGGTAAAGCATGTTTAATAACATGATAGAAACTATAATGCctgatataggtccaaaacacattgcaggaataatccacttcgagaccgctttagctgccctgcctcagtgctaggctaccctgggagttgtagtttattgtgaccccagagctctctgctAGAGTGACAGACAGGCTCAAGTtctcacaaaaaaactacacttcccagaatccccagcattgagcgagggcagttaaagggcCTCAAAGGGGGGTTTGGGCACCAAGCAAAGCCCCGCCCCTTTCGTGACGTCACCGTCCCCTCTCCCTGAGTGAGGCGTCACCTGCAGCCTGACGTTGAGCATCATAGAGGCCACGACGTACAGGTAAGGGAAGTTGATGCGGAGCTTCCAGGCCAAGTCGAAGAAGATGAGCAGCGTCCGCGTCAGGCCCTTGCAGAAGACCCCGTAGGAGCGCGCGGCCACGGAGGAGGAGAGCCGCGCGGCCAAGGCTGAGAGCAGCGGCCCCGCCGCCATGTACGACTCAGCGCTCTCGAAGCCACGCCCACGCCGCCCGAGACCCGGATGTCCAGCGCCTTTAAAAAACAGCCGTTTGGGCCACAGGTTCGGCCGTAGGCAGGAGAGTGCGGCGTCGTGACGTCATCACGCACGCCCCCGCCCCGACCAATCGGATCTCGGCATTTAGATTTATGATTTCCTTTCACCTAAAAGCCTCCCTCAGTTTGGCTCTTCCTTTGCGCTGACAGGATCTCTTAAAAGTCacgataaaaataaatttaattaaattaaattaaaaaataaaatcaaaataagaaagaaatattaaaaattgaaaataaataaataaaaagtaaataaaattaaacattaaatataaataaataataaataaaccaggtccagtaaaaattaaataaaaatataaaaaataaataaataaacaaggtccaatggggggaaaatatataaataaattaaaccaggtccaataaaagttaaataaatataaataaatataaataaataaataagccaggtccaataaaaattaaattaagatatataaattaattaataaataaacaaggtccgataaaaaaattaaaaaatggaaataaattaaactgggtccaataataaataaataaaagtgaaataacaataaaaaattaaatataaataaataaatcaggtccaataaaaattaaattaagatatataaataaattaataaggtctgatgaaaatttaaataaaaaaaataaactaggtcctgtaaaaatgaaataagaataaaaaatttaaatacaaataaataaaacaggtttgataaaaaattaaataaaaaataattaaatataaataaataaaccaggtccgataaaatgtaaataaaagtttaaatatagatataaataaataaataaagtccaataaaatttaaatataaataaaaatttaaatataaataaaccagatctgataaaaacattaaataaaaaaaaattaagcctgccagccccttttccttttggacAACAGCcatataagctcctgctgttgacattcaaagccctccatggactggcccctccttacagggacgtagctaggattttaggaaggggggggggccagactaagtgccagaccccccccccctccggctacatccctgctccttacttatcagaccttctttctcctcaccttcccaccagggccctccgttctggtagtcaagggttcctgtctcagcccaggatttcctctgccccttcccagattcgccccttttcactcgctgcccctcactcctggaaccttcttcccccaaaagcaagagccatcacttcattaaccagcttcaaaacggagttgaaaaccatcctgttcagagaagccttcccaggcattgcataattgtcgcttaccatctgatgttcttttagtgcctgtttatcaaaccatttcctgtattgctatgtattgtatatgtattatcctacttgagagtatgtattttccctggaaaatgattaaccatccattatgaagccaagccctcccttcagtccatctgccttggtccaggccttggaggtagagaggaactgctggacctcttaccctttccctccaccactcccttctccttctgtgtcttgtctttttagattgtaagcctgagggcagggaaccgtctaactaaaaagattgcatgtacagcgctgtgtaaatttacagcgcttcataaataaaggtttataataataataatagtgaccCTCATGCCTGTTTCTTGATACATTGGGtatactgttctactgcaaattcaaaacaaccaatctagCTCTGTAAAGTTATTTcgcaaagctctggtgctacaacaaactacaattcccagaattccatagcatggagccacggtggttaaagtagtgtcaaaacaattacagtactgtatttctgcagtacagatgcagccatagttgaGGTCATGCAGTGTTCGGATCGTAAATCGATAGATCCCAGCATTTTACCTTTTGTCCAAAATGTCCCTGGGAGAAGGCACCTCAAAGCCAAACAAGGGCAAATTGGAAAAGCTGTGAGGTTCAGAGTTGAAATGCCTGTCCAGCAGGTGATCTCTTGTGTAATAttaggctgcatccccactgggGAGataataacctggtttggcaccaatTTAAGtatcttggctcaaggctatgggattctgggagttggagtttgttgtgggactcAGAGCGGAGACAAGATGTTCTCTCCAAGTTATGGTTGTTCTGATGTTATTATCTTCAGTGATCAGAAGCGGATATCCCCATTGAAGCAGATGTTGCTCAAGTCCATTGGTCCTTTTCCAGTACATAGTTTTCTTCAGCATTACAGATGTGTTTGATTCTTCATTGAAgaaggtccttggtggtcatACTATTGTTTTGTCAGGCCTTTGGCTTTTCACCTTGATTGGGATGAATTTTAAAtcacacagttggccctctatatccacagattctttatccacggattcaaacgtccacagcttgtaaatattctctctctctctctctatatatatatatatatatattaaattccaaaaagcgaaccttgattgtgccattttatataagggacaccgtttaaTTATGCCATtatgccatccatggatttcggtatcgactgggctcctggaaccaaaccccagcagataccaaaagcccactatactttatttttgtacttttgttGTGATTATATACTTCACTTTAGGACTCTGGTGGAAAGGAAAGTATTTCATACATACTTCCCATATCCCATGTATACTACCTACCAGTAGTAATAGCAATATTAATGATTAATAATACATTTACAGTGAAAGTGGTGGAAACAGTGCCACATATCACCAGATATATTTTAATCggcacagttaaaaacaaacaaacagtacaaTTCCTGCAAGGAGGGTACTGTTGTACTGATCTCCAAGTGTCTTATTCCTCCAATCTTTTATATTCTGTGTCATGCTGTGTCAATTTTTCCAGGATTACATCAGCATAGTTATTCTAGCGATCCGCACCCACGGACGGCAATTATGCGCTTCTGCTGCCAAGATACACAATATTAAGCCACAAATAAAGCTCAACTTTGTTTGAAAATGGGCTTCCTGTTTCATAGCTAAGGACTGTTGCTGCCATGCCAAAAACTCACGGGGCCCCAACCTCAGACCAGGTCTAATATTTATaacagtggccctccagatattgttggactgcaacccccatcatcctTTACCATATTAGGTACAGTTGTAGCCATGTTAGGTACAGTAATGAGTAGTAAGCCAAAGTCTGATGTGTAATGCAAGTATAGGTCAGGCTAACCAAATTTTATGTACGGTCTGGGCCCTCAAATCTTGTAAGTCCTAGTGACAATCTAAGTTGGGTCTGTATGCCTGTATTTCAGGTATAAGAGAGTCAGTATCGAGTAgttggtttgaacattggactatgactctggagaactgggttcaaatccctgttcagtcgTGACTcactaggcaagtcacattctctcagcctcagagg
This genomic stretch from Sceloporus undulatus isolate JIND9_A2432 ecotype Alabama chromosome 8, SceUnd_v1.1, whole genome shotgun sequence harbors:
- the LOC121914528 gene encoding uncharacterized protein LOC121914528, yielding MQSLEDRRMVHISFNMEQEDDLGHQQLRKSALNQQNEVFRLPNICSLVNSSHVANNHLQKEFFSLKMRNCSLFKAVPLPHIGKKVPPCFSDRASGAASSKESLSLPFSPEKDLFEKLFNHFDSTAVMGWLETAHTLISEMGEWSCSGHNFVHFAHFWLSELQFNQKQQLLELEMGVIEDEVRLAFLEGSNSKEVPSSELNSVLAAALSEYRMGLVNNQKPYIFLDYLHFMSSVDASGYKEMLSGIQYTIKNPQIAQWLLAIRAFALASLWHAIVKFYKTLVSTQLSSEQPDKNSVSAIRKQSSEVVKERALQTVQMGYADVLDYLVRSQKLDLGVVDEKNRNLLFLAAIYDQAKILDYFIEMAFPIPDVNQAAENGNTPLHAAVNTGKMHLVSLLLHYPGINVNVQNPQCDGATPLHLAIAYGHLGICYLLLNAAADVQHPMGGLTPLQLAEMFGNETITGLIKMHVKKFRLENKLFA